The Aspergillus chevalieri M1 DNA, chromosome 5, nearly complete sequence genome includes a region encoding these proteins:
- a CDS encoding uncharacterized protein (COG:S;~EggNog:ENOG410PIZ9;~InterPro:IPR008501;~PFAM:PF05615;~go_component: GO:0000445 - THO complex part of transcription export complex [Evidence IEA];~go_process: GO:0006397 - mRNA processing [Evidence IEA]): MASYGYLEQPEEDALHKSRLLNVEEKPFKRISRRLLDPRSLVVTNATLPPTPPPDDADEGATTAAEAEKQKRLEEWRHFRDDVTLDFAAFEGSIARIQFLLTSNEKERERYAAEKLRILSTMEAVRGNTAELRGQLEEAQRLLALRKSYDDLAEKITSNRLLRPREDQQANLQKLQAEILDLEKESKEYATTWSERREQFGRIVEEGMQLRRLIRDEKEEVERREGMQEGGEGDEGDAPKGKSEVNTPRPEHDSPASSQTPDDTTRQSVSLQADKSGSTRAASPLRHVATSEDKQEKPADDQEDTNMVDEGEVEEGEEVPDKMDTT, from the coding sequence GCCTATTGGACCCTAGGTCGTTAGTAGTCACCAACGCAACCCTCCCACCTACACCTCCGCCGGACGACGCAGACGAAGGGGCGACAACCGCCGCCGAAGCCGAAAAACAAAAACGCCTCGAAGAATGGCGCCATTTCCGCGACGACGTGACTTTGGACTTCGCTGCGTTTGAGGGAAGCATCGCGCGCATTCAGTTCTTGCTTACGAGCAATGAGAAGGAACGCGAGCGGTATGCGGCTGAGAAGCTTCGGATCCTTTCTACAATGGAGGCTGTGCGAGGCAACACGGCGGAGTTACGGGGGCAGTTAGAAGAGGCGCAACGACTTCTGGCTTTACGGAAGAGCTACGATGACCTAGCAGAGAAAATTACGAGCAACCGGCTTCTGAGACCGCGTGAGGACCAGCAAGCGAACCTTCAGAAACTGCAGGCGGAGATCCTCGatttggagaaggagagtaAGGAATATGCTACGACGTGGTCAGAGCGACGCGAGCAATTCGGCCGAATTGTTGAGGAAGGCATGCAACTCCGGCGCCTCATTCgtgatgagaaggaagaggttGAGCGGAGGGAAGGTATGCAAGAAGGTGGTGAAGGAGACGAGGGTGATGCTCCAAAGGGGAAGTCCGAAGTAAACACGCCACGTCCCGAGCATGACAGTCCGGCATCTTCGCAGACGCCAGATGACACTACTCGGCAGTCTGTCAGTCTACAGGCGGATAAGTCTGGCTCGACAAGAGCCGCCTCCCCATTACGACATGTGGCTACGTCTGAGGACAAGCAAGAAAAGCCTGCTGACGATCAGGAAGATACGAACATGGTGGATGAGGGTGAGgtggaagaaggagaagaagtgCCCGACAAAATGGATACCACGTAA